A window of bacterium genomic DNA:
GCCGCCAATTTCGCGATGGTAAGTGCTGTCTGGGCAATGATCTTTGGATTCAGACGTTGGTTATCCTGCCACAGAACCGCACGTAGTCGAAGCTTCTCCTCCGCTGAACAAAGATATCCGCCCTCGGCTTGCAACGCCTCAACAAGCTTGACCCAGATACTCTTGTGAATAATCAGAGAATTTTCGCTCGAGCAGGAAGTGGCATTATCGAAGGTCTTACTGAGAAAAACTTTTCCCGCAACATCGGAAACCACGGCCGTCTCATCAACCACCACGCAGGCGTTACCGGCCCCAACCCCATAGGCCGGCGTGCCGCTTGAATAGGCCGCCTTGACAATGGAATCCGCGCCCGTGGCCACCACCAGATCCACAGCCGCCATCAAGTCCTGTGCGGCCTCACGTGACGGTTCAGGCAACGCCTGGACCAGATCCAGGGGAGCGCCCGCTTTGCGCAATCCCTCCCGCATCAGTTCGACGACCAGTCCCGTCGTCTGGCGGGCCCGGGGATGCGCCCCAAAAATAACCGCATTACGTGTCTTCAGAATGGCTAACCCATTTCCAGCAGGTGTGGAGGTCGGGTTGGTTACGGGGGTAATGGCGGCCACCACACCAACGGGCTTGGCGACCTTGATCAACCCGCGGACTTCATCAACCTCGATCACGCCAACCGTTTTGGCTCCATGCAAATCGCGTAAAACACCCAGGGTTTTCTTGCGGTGTTTGAGCAACTTATCCTCATACACCCCCATCCCCGTCTCGCGAATCGCCAATTCAGCACAACGAATGGCGTTATCCTCTTTGTAAAGTTCCCAGCCCACGGCGGCAACCATCAGATCGACCTTTTCCTGCGGCCAATATTCAATGATCTGTTGCGCACGTCTGGCCCGTCCAACAAGTTCTTTAACTGACTCACTCATAATTTCTGCCTATCATCTTTCCTCCCCTCGACCCGATAATATTTATTGAGCCCGAGTGGGAAGTCGTGGGGTTTGAAATTTTTCAACCAGGAATGCTTGAGCATCACTGACAACGAATGATGCAGAAACAACCAGGGGCAATCGGCCTTCACCATCTGCTCCATCTGAGCATAGACAGTACGCTTTTCAGATCCTTCGGGTAAAGTCCCGGCTTTCTCATAGAGCAGGTCAAATTCCGGGTTCACGTAATTACAGCGGTTGGCACCAGGCGTGACATTGGGACCATAGAAAAGCTGCAGGAAATTCTCGGGATCCGGATAATCCGCCATCCAGCTCAAATAGAAGATCTGTGCCCGTTTCTGTTCGAGTTTTTT
This region includes:
- a CDS encoding aldehyde dehydrogenase family protein, with translation MSESVKELVGRARRAQQIIEYWPQEKVDLMVAAVGWELYKEDNAIRCAELAIRETGMGVYEDKLLKHRKKTLGVLRDLHGAKTVGVIEVDEVRGLIKVAKPVGVVAAITPVTNPTSTPAGNGLAILKTRNAVIFGAHPRARQTTGLVVELMREGLRKAGAPLDLVQALPEPSREAAQDLMAAVDLVVATGADSIVKAAYSSGTPAYGVGAGNACVVVDETAVVSDVAGKVFLSKTFDNATSCSSENSLIIHKSIWVKLVEALQAEGGYLCSAEEKLRLRAVLWQDNQRLNPKIIAQTALTIAKLAALEVPASTRFLMVVGDEPLAADLFASEKLSPVLTLWIYDQFAEAVDFVERLTRVCGYGHSCGIHSLDQTHILELATKCHVSRMMVNQPQCYANSGNYDNGMPFTMTLGCGTWGGNITSDNIAWNHFLNTTWVSKPIPTVMPDENKIFGECWKTIGK